In one Candidatus Dechloromonas phosphoritropha genomic region, the following are encoded:
- a CDS encoding phasin family protein — protein MNFKPQDLANAGIGSVSLLANAALDGIERLAALNLNAGRSFAETSVANFNALLGTTDIKSFIDMQQKLATPAIETGMEYSRNVIAVATETKDKIAKEVETRVAAVNTNVADLVDQALAAAPAGSEVAVEAVKGAMKTANDAFEGMNKAARQAANVAEASVNAATEAALNAANVVAPKAVATKASAKKAA, from the coding sequence ATGAACTTCAAACCTCAAGACCTCGCCAACGCCGGTATCGGTTCCGTTTCCCTGCTCGCCAATGCCGCCCTCGACGGCATCGAGCGCCTCGCGGCGCTGAATCTGAACGCCGGTCGTTCCTTCGCCGAAACCTCCGTCGCCAACTTCAACGCGCTTCTCGGCACGACCGACATCAAGTCCTTCATCGACATGCAGCAGAAGCTTGCCACCCCGGCCATCGAAACGGGCATGGAATACTCGCGCAACGTCATCGCTGTCGCCACCGAAACCAAGGACAAGATCGCCAAGGAAGTCGAAACCCGTGTCGCAGCCGTCAATACCAATGTCGCCGATCTTGTCGATCAGGCTCTGGCCGCTGCTCCGGCCGGTTCCGAGGTAGCCGTGGAAGCCGTCAAGGGCGCCATGAAGACCGCCAACGACGCCTTCGAAGGCATGAACAAGGCTGCCAGACAGGCTGCCAATGTCGCCGAAGCGAGCGTCAACGCCGCCACCGAAGCAGCCTTGAATGCTGCGAACGTCGTTGCCCCGAAGGCCGTCGCAACCAAGGCTTCCGCCAAGAAGGCCGCCTGA